The genome window TCTGACCttgccccaacccccacccccagaagctCAAATGATTTCTGGGACCAGGGGAGGTGGCTTTAGAATGAGACAAGGCTGCACTGCAGCCTTTCTGGAAGGGGGTATGTGTGATTCATTGTCCAGACTAAAGCCCCTTAGAAACTCAgtgttcccctcccccagcctctcccaccAGGGCAGCCAATGAATGCCACCCGGATGGAATTCAGTCCCCAGAGGCCACGGGATAGAGCCTTAAGTCCCCAGCTGGGCTGGTAAACCAGATGCCCGTGgagcaggtgggcaggggctgccTGACCGGTAAGACTGGTTCCTGGCTGGGGCCCCTCCAAGGGAGTTCTCCATCCGTAGGTTCACAGACACACACGCTTCTCGGTATCCAGGCAAGTTAAAACCAGCCTTTTATTCTGAATATTATCTtacaaggaaaagcaaaataaccCTCTGCTCCCAGACAAGTCTTCAGTTCCCTATCAGGCTCGCTAAAAAGTGACTCTAAAAACGCACCCTCTCTGTCCTGAAAGCATAAAGGGCATCACTGGGTTCAGTTAGGCTCTAGAACCACCAGGTCAGAATAGGTCAAAGATTTTGGTGCTAAGAGACTCGGTGCAGAACTCTGTGCTCCATGATCCCAGGAGGGTGTGAGGGCCGAAGCTTGAGTCTGCCTACCCAGGACGGCTggtgcctggggagggggggatttAGTAGCATGGAGTATAAGGAGTCCCAGATGCACTTGTTTCACTCCCTCCCTGGGCAGCCATTCAAGCAGGGAAAGTCGCTGGAGGAAAAGCCTCCAGTCCCCAGAGGGGGCCCCACGCCTGGTGCCAGAAACACAAAGGGAGCCCAGGGAGAAGAATGGTGAGGCCCGGTGGCTGTGGCCTGAGGAATCCAGCCCCTTCCCAAAAGGCCCAAAGGAAGACAGACAGTAGGGCACGCCTAGTGCCAGAGAACTTCCCTGCAGGAAGAGAAAGCAGCTCTTGGCCACACAACTGGGGCCAAAATACTCTCCCCAAACCTGATGTGGCCCTAGAGGATCGAGTGACCCCCACAAATCCCACTCCTCCCAAATCTCAGCAAGAAACTGTCCCATGAGCCAGGAAGAGAACAGGTCACGGGGTAGGGGGCACTATTCCTCACCTGGAGAAGCCTTTCCCACAGCTCTGGCAGATGTAGGGCTTGCCCACCGACCCATCGTGGGACCGCACATGGTAGGACATGCGATCTTTTCTCTTGAACCGCAGCCCACACACCGGGCAAGAATAGGGCTTCTCTCCCGAGTGGGAAAGCTTGTGCCGATTGAGATGGTACACGTCACGGAAGATCTTGCCGCAGATCTCACATGCCACCTGCTTCCTGGTCCGGCTCCTCTTTCGGGGGCCGTCGGGGTCCTCAGAGATGGGGAGCCCATTCTCACCCAGCCTGGGTGGAGGAAGGTCGATATAGCCCAGCTGGAGGCTGGTGACACCATGCTGGGCCTCATGCTGCCGGAGCCGGTTGGCATCAGTGAACACCTTCCCACACAGGCCACATGGAAGGATGCCCGCCTCCCTCAGGCCCCCTGGGGACCCGAACATTGAGTCCAGCAGGTTGGCCTTCCGTGGGCGGCCCCGGCCTCGCTTGCCAGTCAGGGGAGGGGCACTGGATGCCACATTGGGGAACGGGGAAGTCAGCAGTTGGGGGGACAGGGGTCCGGCCACCATGGGCAAGCGGTCCACCCCGGGTAACACAGGCAGGGAGGCTTGGCTCGCAATGGCTGCACCAGCAGCCCGGGCTGCCTCCTCCTCGGGCTGCATGCTGCCTGCGATGCCATTGCTGTTGGCTGCCAAGGCTGCCCCGTTGGTCATGTCCAAAGGGAAGCCCAAGTCCGAGGTCCCAGGGGGACGAAAGAGCATGATGTCTGCCCGGGCAGGGGGCACCAGGATCTGCACATTAGACTGTTTGATGACTTCCTGGCAGATCTCAATGACCGACCTCATCAGTAGGAACTTGGCAGCCGTCATGAGCTCGGGGAAGCTCTCCAGGCGAACCACGATGCGGGAAGTGTACGCGAAGTCCAGGATGTCCCCGAACACCTTGGAGCTTATGGTGTGCATCTCCAGCTCCCggctgcccccagccccgccgcctGGGGCCGCCGCTGCGCCCCCCACGTCAGCGGGACCCCCGTCAGCAGCTCCGCCGTCGCCCAACTGGGCGCTGAACACCGACTCAAAGTACTCGCTGCAGGCGGCCAGCACGGCGCGGTGCGCGGGGAAGCTCTCGTCGCCCACCCGCAGGAGCACGTCGCAGAAGCGCCCGCCGTTTTTGCGCTGCTGGTTCAGGTTGTGCAGCATCTCGGTGCTGTGCCTGCTCACCTGGTAGGTGTAGCAGCCCGATGGGCCGCAGGAAGCGTCGTTCACCCGCTCCAtggccgccgccccctccccacaaACCGGGCCGCGGCGCTCGCccgcccccctcccttcccctaggCAGCGAGAAGCCGGGCGCAGCGGACGGATCTACACTCCCCACACGTGCCGGCCCGGGGCTCTGTAGTCTCGCAGGTGCGCCGAGCGCACACGCCCCCTGCCCGGATCGGACTGTCTAGACCGCAGGGCGCACCACCTCCCACatagctgcccccacccctgctggacCGAGCGCTCCTCTCCCCTCGCcgcctgcccgcctccccttctaGGTCTACCTCCGGGGGGTACGCGAGCAAAGAGGTGCGCCCCTCCCGCAATCGCgcctgccacctcccctcccGCCCGCCAGGCGGCGCCGGCGCGCAGCCAAAAGGGGCGCGCGCGCGCGGGGAGGAGGCGGAGGGGTCTGCCGCGCAGgcgtgcgcgcgcgcgccgcGGCTTTCCCGGGCCCGCTGGGGGCGCGCGCTGCGTCCCCTGCAAAGCGcgagccggggcgggggcgccggagCGGAGGAAACAAAAGgcgaaggcggcggcggcggggcgcgcaCGGGGGCGGCAGCGCGGGCCTGGTCCCGGAGCCTGGCGGGCGGTGGCGACGGCGAACGCTGGAGCGAGCGGGCAGTGGCGGCGGCTGGGTGGGCCCTTCCCGGGGCCGGGCGAAGGCGGCGGCGGAGCGGCGGCGCTGCGGCCCCGGCCTCCGTGTGTTCGGAGCGGAGGAAAGATGGCAGCGGCTGCACTTCCTCTTGCACTTTCACCCctggggggaggagaaggagggggcgATACCAACAACACCCCCCCCTCTCgcttgcaaggaaaaaaaaaagaaacggcgAGCTCGGCGTGGggggcccccggcgcccccggccCTGCACGTGCGCACCCGGATCCCTGGTCCGGGCCGCCCCGCGCTGCAAACTTTCCACTTTCTTTGTGCCGAGCGCCCCCCCCTCACCCAGCCGAGGATGCACGTCCCCCCTTCCCTATTTATACACCCCCCCCGCAGCTCCGCTCCCCCCGCttcctgcccccccctccccattccccAGCTCCGCCAATGCTGGCGCAGACTGAGCCCCCGTCCggcccccgcctccccaccccgccctcgGGGCCGGGGGCTGCAGTCTCAGCCCCCCCGGACCAATGCAAACGAAGCGCCTAGCCAGCAAACCAGCTCCCgctgtccctccctccccgccgAGAGTGGCGGCGAGCGGAcgggagggaggggtgaggggccGAGGGGTGCAGACCCGGGCCCCCCAGCCTGTGGTGTGCACCCGTAAGTCGAGCGGGCGTCGGTTACCCTTCGGAGCCCCACTTTGATGCGCCAAATCCCCAGAAGTCGCCTGCGACCGCCTTCCCGCTCGCAGCGCCAGCGAGGGCCCGGGGTCCTGGCCGGGGGCAGGCCGAGCCTccggagctgctgctgctgcacccCTCTCACGGGCCGAACCGAGGGGGCTGCGTGCCCGGGAGAGCTGCGGAGAGGAGGCCACCGTCCAGCCCTTCTCCCAGACCGCCACACGTTGAGCTTTGTGCCCCGGGGAGCGGGAAGTCACTGGCTCGGGGAAGCGACCACACGGAGGCAAGGGCGGTGGACAGGCACGGGGGGGCTCCGCGCGCCCCGGCAGCCCCCAGACAGCCGGGGGTACTGGCGGGCCCGGGGAGCGCCGTAAAGCGTCCCGAGGCCGGGAGCATCCCCAGCGCCCGCAACCCAGAGAGTCGCCGAGCGCTCCAGCCGGGGCCCCGCCGGCAGGCCAGGGCGCTTTGTCCCCGGCGGGCCTGGGGATGCTGCCGCGCGCGGGTTGGATGCCGAGGTCCGCCTGCCGGGGAAGTGCTGGCGGCCGCCACCAGCCGGCTCGGAGCCCGGGGCTGCGGGCACCGCGTGCGCGGGGAGGAAGTTCCCACAGTTGCGAAGAGGGAGCAAAGTCTGTGCTCCAAACTTTCCACGGTTCCAAACTGAGCGCTTCCATTAAGAGAAGCGGTGTGCGGGGAAAAGCATTCTGGGTATTAGCATGCAAATGAACGGGCCCGGCTTCCAACTCCGCTCGGGATTCCCGGCGCCGCGCGCCTCGGCCGCCCCGAGCCACGCGCGCAGTGGGCGGCTTCcgggcggggcgccggggcggaCCCGAGTTCGAATTCGAGACCTCAGCTCCCCGGTTGTGTGTTCTGGTGGCTCCCGGCTGTTCTGAAGCCTCTGTTCAACAGAGCCCGTTCCCTAATACGTGCACTCGGGACCGCAGCACCTGTCTCACGAAGTGATGAGGATTCAGGGGGCGCTTCGTTCTGTGCTGGTGGGTCTCTCTCCTTACGCACCTGCGCCCTTCCTAGGGCGTAGTAGGTGCCCAGTGA of Canis lupus baileyi chromosome 27, mCanLup2.hap1, whole genome shotgun sequence contains these proteins:
- the PATZ1 gene encoding POZ-, AT hook-, and zinc finger-containing protein 1 isoform X1, yielding MERVNDASCGPSGCYTYQVSRHSTEMLHNLNQQRKNGGRFCDVLLRVGDESFPAHRAVLAACSEYFESVFSAQLGDGGAADGGPADVGGAAAAPGGGAGGSRELEMHTISSKVFGDILDFAYTSRIVVRLESFPELMTAAKFLLMRSVIEICQEVIKQSNVQILVPPARADIMLFRPPGTSDLGFPLDMTNGAALAANSNGIAGSMQPEEEAARAAGAAIASQASLPVLPGVDRLPMVAGPLSPQLLTSPFPNVASSAPPLTGKRGRGRPRKANLLDSMFGSPGGLREAGILPCGLCGKVFTDANRLRQHEAQHGVTSLQLGYIDLPPPRLGENGLPISEDPDGPRKRSRTRKQVACEICGKIFRDVYHLNRHKLSHSGEKPYSCPVCGLRFKRKDRMSYHVRSHDGSVGKPYICQSCGKGFSRPDHLNGHIKQVHTSERPHKCQTCNASFATRDRLRSHLACHEDKVPCQVCGKYLRAAYMADHLKKHSEGPSNFCSICNRGFSSASYLKVHVKTHHGVPLPQVSRHQEPIPNGGAAFHCARTYGNKEGQKCSHQDPIESSDSYGDLSDASDLKTPEKQSTNGSFSCDMAVPKNKMESDGEKKYPCPECGSFFRSKSYLNKHIQKVHVRALGGPLGDLGPALGSPFSPQQNMSLLESFGFQIVQSAFASSLVDPEVDQQPMGPEGK
- the PATZ1 gene encoding POZ-, AT hook-, and zinc finger-containing protein 1 isoform X5, producing the protein MERVNDASCGPSGCYTYQVSRHSTEMLHNLNQQRKNGGRFCDVLLRVGDESFPAHRAVLAACSEYFESVFSAQLGDGGAADGGPADVGGAAAAPGGGAGGSRELEMHTISSKVFGDILDFAYTSRIVVRLESFPELMTAAKFLLMRSVIEICQEVIKQSNVQILVPPARADIMLFRPPGTSDLGFPLDMTNGAALAANSNGIAGSMQPEEEAARAAGAAIASQASLPVLPGVDRLPMVAGPLSPQLLTSPFPNVASSAPPLTGKRGRGRPRKANLLDSMFGSPGGLREAGILPCGLCGKVFTDANRLRQHEAQHGVTSLQLGYIDLPPPRLGENGLPISEDPDGPRKRSRTRKQVACEICGKIFRDVYHLNRHKLSHSGEKPYSCPVCGLRFKRKDRMSYHVRSHDGSVGKPYICQSCGKGFSRPDHLNGHIKQVHTSERPHKCQTCNASFATRDRLRSHLACHEDKVPCQVCGKYLRAAYMADHLKKHSEGPSNFCSICNRGLQAPGAHPEWGSSVPLRQDLWQQRRPEMLTSGSD
- the PATZ1 gene encoding POZ-, AT hook-, and zinc finger-containing protein 1 isoform X6 — protein: MERVNDASCGPSGCYTYQVSRHSTEMLHNLNQQRKNGGRFCDVLLRVGDESFPAHRAVLAACSEYFESVFSAQLGDGGAADGGPADVGGAAAAPGGGAGGSRELEMHTISSKVFGDILDFAYTSRIVVRLESFPELMTAAKFLLMRSVIEICQEVIKQSNVQILVPPARADIMLFRPPGTSDLGFPLDMTNGAALAANSNGIAGSMQPEEEAARAAGAAIASQASLPVLPGVDRLPMVAGPLSPQLLTSPFPNVASSAPPLTGKRGRGRPRKANLLDSMFGSPGGLREAGILPCGLCGKVFTDANRLRQHEAQHGVTSLQLGYIDLPPPRLGENGLPISEDPDGPRKRSRTRKQVACEICGKIFRDVYHLNRHKLSHSGEKPYSCPVCGLRFKRKDRMSYHVRSHDGSVGKPYICQSCGKGFSRPDHLNGHIKQVHTSERPHKCQVWVGSSSGLPPLESLPSDLPSWDFAQPALWRSSHSVPDTAFSLSLKKSFPALENLGPAHSSSALFCPAPPGYLRQGWTASEGSRAFTQWPVG
- the PATZ1 gene encoding POZ-, AT hook-, and zinc finger-containing protein 1 isoform X4; the protein is MERVNDASCGPSGCYTYQVSRHSTEMLHNLNQQRKNGGRFCDVLLRVGDESFPAHRAVLAACSEYFESVFSAQLGDGGAADGGPADVGGAAAAPGGGAGGSRELEMHTISSKVFGDILDFAYTSRIVVRLESFPELMTAAKFLLMRSVIEICQEVIKQSNVQILVPPARADIMLFRPPGTSDLGFPLDMTNGAALAANSNGIAGSMQPEEEAARAAGAAIASQASLPVLPGVDRLPMVAGPLSPQLLTSPFPNVASSAPPLTGKRGRGRPRKANLLDSMFGSPGGLREAGILPCGLCGKVFTDANRLRQHEAQHGVTSLQLGYIDLPPPRLGENGLPISEDPDGPRKRSRTRKQVACEICGKIFRDVYHLNRHKLSHSGEKPYSCPVCGLRFKRKDRMSYHVRSHDGSVGKPYICQSCGKGFSRPDHLNGHIKQVHTSERPHKCQTCNASFATRDRLRSHLACHEDKVPCQVCGKYLRAAYMADHLKKHSEGPSNFCSICNRGQKCSHQDPIESSDSYGDLSDASDLKTPEKQSTNGSFSCDMAVPKNKMESDGEKKYPCPECGSFFRSKSYLNKHIQKVHVRALGGPLGDLGPALGSPFSPQQNMSLLESFGFQIVQSAFASSLVDPEVDQQPMGPEGK
- the PATZ1 gene encoding POZ-, AT hook-, and zinc finger-containing protein 1 isoform X3 produces the protein MERVNDASCGPSGCYTYQVSRHSTEMLHNLNQQRKNGGRFCDVLLRVGDESFPAHRAVLAACSEYFESVFSAQLGDGGAADGGPADVGGAAAAPGGGAGGSRELEMHTISSKVFGDILDFAYTSRIVVRLESFPELMTAAKFLLMRSVIEICQEVIKQSNVQILVPPARADIMLFRPPGTSDLGFPLDMTNGAALAANSNGIAGSMQPEEEAARAAGAAIASQASLPVLPGVDRLPMVAGPLSPQLLTSPFPNVASSAPPLTGKRGRGRPRKANLLDSMFGSPGGLREAGILPCGLCGKVFTDANRLRQHEAQHGVTSLQLGYIDLPPPRLGENGLPISEDPDGPRKRSRTRKQVACEICGKIFRDVYHLNRHKLSHSGEKPYSCPVCGLRFKRKDRMSYHVRSHDGSVGKPYICQSCGKGFSRPDHLNGHIKQVHTSERPHKCQTCNASFATRDRLRSHLACHEDKVPCQVCGKYLRAAYMADHLKKHSEGPSNFCSICNREGQKCSHQDPIESSDSYGDLSDASDLKTPEKQSTNGSFSCDMAVPKNKMESDGEKKYPCPECGSFFRSKSYLNKHIQKVHVRALGGPLGDLGPALGSPFSPQQNMSLLESFGFQIVQSAFASSLVDPEVDQQPMGPEGK
- the PATZ1 gene encoding POZ-, AT hook-, and zinc finger-containing protein 1 isoform X2, coding for MERVNDASCGPSGCYTYQVSRHSTEMLHNLNQQRKNGGRFCDVLLRVGDESFPAHRAVLAACSEYFESVFSAQLGDGGAADGGPADVGGAAAAPGGGAGGSRELEMHTISSKVFGDILDFAYTSRIVVRLESFPELMTAAKFLLMRSVIEICQEVIKQSNVQILVPPARADIMLFRPPGTSDLGFPLDMTNGAALAANSNGIAGSMQPEEEAARAAGAAIASQASLPVLPGVDRLPMVAGPLSPQLLTSPFPNVASSAPPLTGKRGRGRPRKANLLDSMFGSPGGLREAGILPCGLCGKVFTDANRLRQHEAQHGVTSLQLGYIDLPPPRLGENGLPISEDPDGPRKRSRTRKQVACEICGKIFRDVYHLNRHKLSHSGEKPYSCPVCGLRFKRKDRMSYHVRSHDGSVGKPYICQSCGKGFSRPDHLNGHIKQVHTSERPHKCQTCNASFATRDRLRSHLACHEDKVPCQVCGKYLRAAYMADHLKKHSEGPSNFCSICNRGFSSASYLKVHVKTHHGVPLPQVSRHQEPIPNGGAAFHCARTYGNKGQKCSHQDPIESSDSYGDLSDASDLKTPEKQSTNGSFSCDMAVPKNKMESDGEKKYPCPECGSFFRSKSYLNKHIQKVHVRALGGPLGDLGPALGSPFSPQQNMSLLESFGFQIVQSAFASSLVDPEVDQQPMGPEGK